The following DNA comes from Fusarium fujikuroi IMI 58289 draft genome, chromosome FFUJ_chr03.
TACTGGTCCGACGGGAATGGTGTGGTATGCTGCTGAGACTAGTTCTTGAAGTGCACGCTCAATATCAGCTGGGACTGGTGTCTCGCCGAAGAACGTGTCGCGGCTCCGATGCAGGTAGATCTCGAGGGCGTGGAAGATAGTCACAGCTACGAGGGCCATCAGTGGTGGTTTAGTAGATTGTTGGGCACAGTCTCTTGATAAGGTGAAGAGAAAGTTCTGCTCCTGTACGATGTCAGTATACGGTGGTCTCATAGATCACTATCAACTTACCTCTCGTATCTTGTCCAGTCTGGTTCTAATCTCCAGATCCTTCCCAAATACAGCCAGTTCATTACTCTGGCTATACACGTTTATCTCGTATTGTATCGTAATTAAACTGAAATAGACATCCAGAATCCTTCTCTGACTCGTCTCCGGCAGTGTCTCAGACCTGAACCACGTCTCCGTCTGTTCTGGCAATATCGGCATGCGTGACAGAAGCCATATTCGCTGCCTCGTCTCATGCTTCTGGCTAACATAACCCGCAAAAGCAGAACCGCAGCCAAAGAAACCACAGAATACATCGCGATCATAGATATACGTCAAGATGCGCGATAGCGTAACAGGCTCCGACGTCCCCGTACTCCCGCTAGAATTGGCACAGACCTCATCTAGCGAAAACGTCGTAACATACGCAAGAATCGAGTTACTCAACTCTCGTAATCTCTCCACTTCCAACGgatctcttctcatccagaACATATAAAGGTACAGAaacgacaacatcatcgcgACGTGGTTCATAGGCGATAATGTCACGAGCGCCTGGCTTAAAAGCTGCGACCCGTTCTGGAAATGCAGATACGACTCCAAAGGCGGTCTATGGCTGAAACCATGATGGATGGCTAGTTCGCTGTGTGAAAAGGCTAGAAGGAAATGTAACGCCATGGGATTTTGGACTGCAAAGTTGAGGAAGATTGAGTGTGCTGATAGAGCGGCTTTGCGGGTTGACTTCATGGGTGCGAGGACGGTGGAGTGGAATGTCATGGCTTGAACATCGTCGCTCCCGATTGAAGGGGCAGGCTCGGTTGGGTTTGTGAAGGAGAATGaggggaagagagagaggagatcGAAGGAGGGAGTTGGGTATAGAATGAGCTGTGATGAGTCGTGGGGATATTGAGGGAGGGCGATGGGGTTGATTATGTCTTCTGGTGGTATGTCTGGGAAGATCGTTGGTGATGCAGATACCACTTCATTCTCCACGGGTAGAACATCAAACGATATATCAACCGGCAGACCCTCAGACAACTGCAACTCTCCAGACGGCGTCAAAGCAGGCGGCGTAACACTCTGCGAGCCCTCACtgacagcatcatcaatcttggGCACAATAGTCGGCGGCGTCCACCTCTCCCTCTGTTTAATCGGCCCCAagcctctcctcctctccgcCAGCggctgcatctgcatcgcCCATCTACACTCGAGTTTGAGCCTCACGCAGCGATTGCACTGCGGCCTCGTCTCGTCGCATTTGACCTTTTTGGTCAGACACGTCAAGCAGCCTAGACTAGGTCAATAGGGACCGCTTCCGGTTTTTCCGGGGGGGGGCAGACTCACCGTTTTTAGAGCGGCCGCGTTCTACGCGTTTGCGCTTCGGGGGCTGAGGTTGGCGGGAGGCGGAGGAACTGGATGCGTTCTCCATGTGACCTAACTTGGCTTGACTGGGGGGAGACCGGATGAGAAGGTCCTTATCGAATGAGTGGAAAGGAACTGGATGGCATTAGTTAATCGATCGGCTGCTTTGACCCTTTCTTTTCGGTCGTTAATCTGAAAGGACGCGACGCCCGGTTCGGCCCCGCCTCTCGCAGCTGATATGTCGTCGATTAAACTGGCCAATCACCATCGCATCACTTTCGAAACTGTGATACGACGAGATATGAGTTAGTTCAACAACGAACAGTTTATTGAGTCTTTCTTATTCCCTTCTTATCTCGTACTCTGCTGTTCCCTCTTTTCTATCTCTAGAATAATTCTTATCGTCAAAATGGGCAATTCCATCTCTTACACCACCTCAGACTGTCACGTCAATCTCCCAGACTCTGGATCTCTCAAAGGTCTTCAGTTCGATTCCAAGTCCCGTCGCTTCGCAGGCGTTCCCTACGCTCAACCTCCCGTTGGAGATCTACGATGGCGAAAGCCTCAGCCTTTTCCAAAAACACATCAATACGAATCCTTAGATGGTTCGCCTTTTGACGCAACACATTTTGGACCTGTTTGTCCCCAGGCGAATTACTCCAAGAACGTCAGCGAGCATATCCCTAAACATGCATACAGCGAGGACTGTCTTAGACTCAATATCTGGACTCCTGTGCCTGACCCGAACGAGCCGAATAAGAGATGGCCTGTCATGGTCTGGTTCCATGGCGGTTGGTTCCAGGTTGGAGATCCAAGTCAAGAAGAGAGTATGGATCCTACCGAACTCATCTCAACTGGCGGATTACAAGCTGTGTTTGTAGCCGTTGGTTACAGACTCAATgtctttggcttccttgCTGGCCAAtatcttcttgaagagtcTAACGGAGAAGCTGTGGGGAACTATGGTCTTTGGGATCAGCGTCTCGCTATGGACTGGGTATTCGAGAACATCTCTGCTTTTGGAGGCGACCCTGGCAACATCATCCTGGCGGGACGAAGTGCTGGAGCTTACTCTGTTCTTGCACAAGCACTCTATGACTTCCGAGGCAAAGACTCGCATGGTCGTTTTACAAGAATGATCATGTACTCCAATGCTATTCCCACGCAGCCCAAGACTGTTCAAGACTGCGAGGAGCAGTTTGATGAACTCTGCGAGTACTTCGGTATACCTGCAGACACCAGTGGCGCAGAGAGGCTACGTTGTCTGAGAAGTATCAATGCTGATGATCTATCTTCTGCTATCATGGATCTTAAGAACCATACTTTTCGTCCCGTTACAGACGACCTGTTCATTCACTCGGGTATCTTTGACTACTATCGCGATGGTTCATTTGCGCACGAGTTCAAAAAACGCGGGCTCAAGCTCTACATaggagaagttcttgatgaagataCTCTCTACGCCGTCACAAACCCTCCTGATCCCAACATCTCTTCTCTCGAGATGCAAATATCCAATTACTATCCGCCTCACGTGACAGATCGTCTCCTCAAGCATTACACCCTTCCGCAAACAAAAGACATAAAAGCATGGCAGCAGATCTTTGGGCGTATCATTGCCGATGGCCAAGTCAGAGCTCCGTCAAGATACCTGGTCGACAATCTGGTGCGCAATGGCGTTGACATCAAAAGTGTTTGGAGATATCTCATCGCATATCGCTTGTCGTTCATAACGAATGACGTTGCTCCAGCCTCGTTTGGTGTGAGCCATGCTATGGACAGGCCTATATGGAAGTCAGTCATGAACCTCAACGTAGATCACTATACTCCAGCCTTGCTAACATGGAGCAGTTACTCTATTACTCATGGACCGACGCCCGCGGAGAGGGAACTTATGGATGCGTGGATAAGGGATCTTAGGGCCtttgttcatgatgaagagggaTACACATATGGCACCGAACTTACTACAGAGTACAAGGTTATGCAACCGCGGGG
Coding sequences within:
- a CDS encoding related to triacylglycerol lipase II precursor yields the protein MGNSISYTTSDCHVNLPDSGSLKGLQFDSKSRRFAGVPYAQPPVGDLRWRKPQPFPKTHQYESLDGSPFDATHFGPVCPQANYSKNVSEHIPKHAYSEDCLRLNIWTPVPDPNEPNKRWPVMVWFHGGWFQVGDPSQEESMDPTELISTGGLQAVFVAVGYRLNVFGFLAGQYLLEESNGEAVGNYGLWDQRLAMDWVFENISAFGGDPGNIILAGRSAGAYSVLAQALYDFRGKDSHGRFTRMIMYSNAIPTQPKTVQDCEEQFDELCEYFGIPADTSGAERLRCLRSINADDLSSAIMDLKNHTFRPVTDDLFIHSGIFDYYRDGSFAHEFKKRGLKLYIGEVLDEDTLYAVTNPPDPNISSLEMQISNYYPPHVTDRLLKHYTLPQTKDIKAWQQIFGRIIADGQVRAPSRYLVDNLVRNGVDIKSVWRYLIAYRLSFITNDVAPASFGVSHAMDRPIWNYSITHGPTPAERELMDAWIRDLRAFVHDEEGYTYGTELTTEYKVMQPRGSIAIEQDGRWEELLQVMDIFSA